One segment of Stappia sp. 28M-7 DNA contains the following:
- the metC gene encoding cystathionine beta-lyase, whose translation MSASQSNRARGLATKLTHAGRKPEEFHGFVNPPVVHASTVLFPDCATMLSGGQTYHYARRGNPTTDALEEALAELEGAAGVRLAASGLNAVSVALLSCLSSGDHVLITDSAYGPTRHFAETTLKRLGVAVDYYDPALGAGIEALFRPNTRAVMTEAPGSLTFEMQDIPAIARVAHAHDALVVMDNTWATPCFFDAIGHGVDLSVQAGTKYLIGHSDAMLGTVAASERAWPGLKETHGALGMHVGPDDVYLALRGLRTLDVRLRRHMQNALEIARWLEERPEVARVRHPGLESDPGHTIWKRDFTGACGLFAFDFVDSITETQSYAFLDALQLFGLGYSWGGFESLAIPVRLKGARTATPMPTGGPSVRLHIGLEDTADIRADLEAGFAALKG comes from the coding sequence ATGTCTGCCTCCCAGTCGAACCGCGCCCGGGGTCTTGCAACGAAACTCACCCATGCCGGACGCAAGCCCGAGGAGTTCCACGGATTCGTCAATCCGCCCGTGGTTCACGCCTCCACGGTGCTGTTTCCGGACTGTGCGACGATGCTCTCCGGCGGCCAGACCTATCACTATGCCCGGCGCGGCAATCCGACGACCGATGCGCTGGAAGAGGCGCTGGCCGAACTGGAAGGCGCGGCCGGCGTGCGCCTTGCCGCCTCGGGCCTGAACGCCGTCTCCGTGGCGCTGCTGTCGTGCCTGTCCTCCGGCGACCATGTGCTGATCACCGACAGCGCCTATGGACCCACGCGCCATTTCGCCGAGACCACCTTGAAGCGGCTGGGTGTTGCGGTCGACTACTACGATCCCGCGCTCGGCGCCGGCATCGAGGCGCTGTTCCGGCCCAACACCCGCGCGGTCATGACCGAGGCGCCCGGCTCCCTCACCTTCGAGATGCAGGACATCCCGGCCATCGCCAGGGTCGCCCATGCGCATGACGCTCTGGTCGTCATGGACAACACCTGGGCAACGCCCTGCTTCTTCGACGCAATCGGCCACGGCGTCGACCTGTCGGTGCAGGCCGGCACCAAGTATCTGATCGGCCATTCCGACGCCATGCTCGGCACGGTCGCGGCCAGCGAGCGGGCCTGGCCGGGCCTGAAGGAGACCCACGGCGCGCTCGGCATGCATGTGGGGCCGGACGACGTCTATCTGGCCCTGCGCGGCCTGCGCACGCTGGATGTGCGCCTGCGCCGCCACATGCAGAACGCGCTGGAGATCGCCCGCTGGCTGGAGGAGCGGCCCGAGGTCGCCCGCGTACGCCATCCGGGCCTGGAGAGCGATCCGGGCCACACCATCTGGAAGCGGGATTTCACCGGCGCCTGCGGCCTCTTCGCCTTCGACTTCGTCGACAGCATCACCGAGACGCAGAGCTACGCCTTCCTCGACGCGCTGCAGCTGTTCGGCCTCGGCTATTCCTGGGGCGGCTTCGAGAGCCTGGCGATCCCCGTGCGGCTCAAGGGCGCGCGCACCGCGACCCCGATGCCGACCGGCGGCCCCAGCGTGCGCCTGCATATCGGTCTTGAGGACACCGCCGATATCCGCGCGGACCTGGAAGCCGGCTTTGCCGCGCTGAAGGGCTGA
- a CDS encoding glycosyltransferase family 39 protein produces the protein MTDTQARQSTGSFEVRFSGPGARWLRLLGHRGLAPLALLLLALALYLPGLTVAPPPGTGEAQLIETTRHMLASGDLVDTRLRDGSDRLVPPGLPLLQALSATVSGQGADAPLWIFRLPSLAGAVLAVLLSYWCARAFVAPPPALLAGALTAAALLLGGAARLAGPDAVLLAAILAMQGALARIWLSRLPGTSSPGRFASRSLAAVFWTGLAVSVLAGGASGPVVIGLSVAALCLAARDLRWLSRLMPLAGLAILAVIVLPWCVASALRGEGGILSGGSLTLLAGLLGGAGLGAPFAGQGIGAPPLAHLLLSLATFWPLPAFALLGLPMFLRSTRTPQVVFFLCCLVPYWLLIELLPVKAPQHALPLVPALAGLAALLLSRTSGEEGSAPRRPGRILRYGAAGLFAVPFLGLVAATLAAGPLTGSWPSPPGAVIGLLALVPGLSALRRLARGEAAAALMPALGAGILLSAAVWIFTLPSVAPSSVPAPAVSEPAGSQSEASEPAASGTAL, from the coding sequence ATGACGGATACACAGGCGCGGCAATCCACAGGCAGTTTCGAGGTCCGGTTTTCCGGACCCGGCGCGCGCTGGCTGCGATTGCTGGGGCATCGGGGGCTGGCGCCGCTGGCCTTGCTGCTGCTCGCCCTTGCGCTCTACCTGCCGGGGCTGACGGTGGCGCCGCCGCCCGGCACCGGCGAGGCGCAGCTGATCGAGACCACGCGGCACATGCTGGCGAGCGGCGATCTCGTCGACACGCGGCTGCGCGACGGAAGCGATCGCCTTGTGCCGCCGGGCCTGCCCTTGCTGCAGGCCCTGAGTGCGACAGTGAGCGGGCAGGGGGCGGACGCCCCGCTCTGGATCTTCCGCCTGCCTTCCCTGGCCGGCGCCGTTCTGGCCGTGCTGCTGAGCTACTGGTGCGCGCGTGCCTTCGTCGCGCCGCCGCCGGCGCTGCTGGCCGGGGCGCTGACGGCGGCCGCGCTGTTGCTGGGCGGTGCTGCCCGCCTCGCCGGTCCGGATGCGGTGCTGCTGGCCGCGATCCTTGCCATGCAGGGCGCGCTGGCGCGGATCTGGCTCTCGCGTCTGCCCGGCACGTCCTCGCCGGGCCGTTTCGCGTCACGGAGCCTCGCGGCCGTCTTCTGGACCGGGCTTGCGGTCTCGGTGCTGGCGGGCGGGGCGAGCGGGCCGGTCGTCATCGGGCTGAGCGTGGCGGCTCTCTGCCTTGCCGCGCGGGACCTGCGCTGGCTTTCCCGCCTGATGCCGCTGGCGGGCCTGGCGATCCTTGCCGTGATCGTGCTGCCCTGGTGTGTCGCCAGCGCACTGCGGGGCGAGGGCGGCATCCTGTCGGGCGGGAGCCTGACGCTCCTTGCCGGGCTCCTCGGGGGCGCGGGCCTCGGTGCGCCCTTCGCCGGGCAGGGCATCGGCGCTCCGCCGCTCGCCCATCTGCTGCTGTCGCTGGCAACCTTCTGGCCGCTGCCGGCCTTTGCCCTGCTGGGCCTGCCGATGTTCTTGCGCAGCACTCGCACGCCGCAGGTCGTGTTCTTCCTGTGCTGCCTGGTGCCGTACTGGCTGCTGATCGAGCTGCTGCCGGTCAAGGCGCCGCAGCATGCCCTGCCGCTGGTGCCGGCGCTGGCCGGCCTTGCCGCGCTGCTGCTGTCGCGCACGAGCGGGGAGGAAGGCAGCGCGCCGCGCCGTCCGGGTCGCATCCTGCGCTATGGTGCGGCTGGCCTCTTTGCCGTGCCGTTCCTGGGGCTGGTGGCGGCAACCCTTGCGGCCGGCCCGCTGACGGGATCCTGGCCTTCGCCGCCGGGGGCGGTGATCGGGCTGCTGGCGCTGGTGCCAGGGCTTTCGGCGCTGCGGCGGCTGGCGCGCGGCGAGGCCGCCGCCGCCCTGATGCCGGCGCTGGGAGCGGGCATCCTGCTGTCGGCCGCCGTGTGGATCTTCACCTTGCCGTCGGTGGCGCCGTCTTCAGTGCCTGCTCCGGCAGTGTCCGAGCCCGCCGGTTCCCAGTCCGAGGCTTCGGAGCCTGCCGCGTCCGGCACAGCGCTGTAA
- a CDS encoding phosphodiesterase yields the protein MTLIAQITDLHVRPSGTACYRVSETNMLAYRAVEALNALDPQPDAVIITGDLADTPDPREYGGVQRLVSLIKAPVYVLPGNHDSATMMREMLIGVGPINEGENGKMHYAVDIGDVRLIALDSSVPDAPHGLLGEAQLAWLDATLAASTRPTLIALHHPPALTGIAHMDTIGLADAAAFSQVVSRHTHVRRVMCGHVHRAIIASVGHTVMTLCPSTAHQVHLDFVDRGTGHFIMEPPAFFLHHYAPTSDVVSHLAYVERFPGPFPFFADEGVSF from the coding sequence ATGACACTGATCGCCCAGATCACAGACCTGCACGTACGCCCCAGCGGGACGGCGTGCTACCGCGTCAGCGAGACCAACATGCTCGCCTATCGTGCGGTCGAGGCGCTGAATGCGCTCGATCCGCAGCCCGATGCCGTGATCATCACCGGCGATCTGGCCGACACGCCGGACCCGCGCGAATACGGCGGCGTCCAGCGCCTCGTCTCCTTGATCAAGGCTCCGGTCTATGTGCTTCCGGGCAATCACGATTCGGCGACGATGATGCGCGAGATGCTGATCGGCGTCGGGCCGATCAACGAGGGCGAGAACGGCAAGATGCACTACGCCGTCGATATCGGCGATGTGCGCCTGATCGCGCTCGACAGCTCCGTGCCCGACGCCCCGCACGGGTTGCTCGGCGAGGCCCAGCTCGCCTGGCTCGACGCGACGCTCGCCGCCAGCACCCGGCCGACGCTCATCGCCCTGCACCATCCGCCGGCACTCACCGGCATTGCGCATATGGACACGATCGGCCTTGCCGACGCGGCCGCCTTCTCCCAGGTCGTCTCCCGCCACACCCATGTGCGCCGCGTGATGTGCGGCCATGTGCACCGGGCGATCATCGCCTCGGTCGGCCACACGGTCATGACCCTGTGCCCCAGCACCGCCCATCAGGTGCATCTCGACTTCGTCGACCGCGGCACCGGCCACTTCATCATGGAGCCGCCGGCCTTCTTCCTGCACCACTACGCGCCGACGAGCGACGTGGTCAGCCACCTTGCCTATGTCGAGCGCTTCCCCGGGCCGTTCCCCTTCTTCGCCGACGAGGGCGTAAGCTTCTGA
- a CDS encoding bifunctional diguanylate cyclase/phosphodiesterase produces MATTSAKPELNRRSAARARALDSPAGRLILANPPPFCVMRVSRNSPHERFRINYISEGCQAVWGLADTEIAGDLRVLWGRIHLDDLPHLSDRLRTAGRAYRDWTATFRIRSLEGDAAARTPRGRKEIWAVARGLPCPDLPGDTWSIIVTDMTAQVQAYADLQASEARFRALAENIPGAVFRYRLRADGAHEIFDMTPGSVAIWELPVSEIGNDPTPIWQMIHPEDIPPMLESVQESARTLQPWHYIWRLTTPSGRFKWLEGRGLPRREENGDTVWHSVIIDVTVQRKKDEEIRRLADRDELTGLANRALLRGRLDEALRQRLADGGRGALILLDLDHFKDINDTLGHDAGDIFLRATAERLTESVCHEDIVARIGGDEFVAVLPEIASEEAVLATIGRIAARLCDEVHIEEHALSSSVSMGIVFFPRDGQTPNTLLKHADIALFEAKAAGRQTHVFFSPALREVRERRRVLAEALRTAIAADALSIAFQPIVEASSNTHKGFEALARWTLDGQPISPAEFIPLAEETGLAVPLGKVLLARSLSLARKLAQTGIDPGTISVNVSAAQLREPDFAATVAAMLEEHGLSPTQLEVEVTETVVFGRFAEQIALTLRELRRLGIRIALDDFGTGYASLAHLKRLQVDRLKIDQSFVRDIETDPDDAVIVRTVIGLAKALGMDVVAEGIETHEQLDFLRRFGCDLAQGYLFGRPTTREEDLVTYLNNTEKV; encoded by the coding sequence GTGGCAACCACATCGGCGAAACCGGAACTGAACAGGCGGAGTGCCGCGAGAGCGAGAGCGCTCGACAGCCCTGCGGGACGGCTGATCCTGGCCAATCCGCCGCCCTTCTGCGTCATGCGCGTGTCTCGCAACTCGCCCCACGAGCGCTTTCGGATCAATTACATCAGCGAGGGGTGCCAGGCCGTATGGGGCTTGGCCGACACCGAGATCGCCGGCGACCTGCGGGTGCTTTGGGGGCGGATCCATCTCGACGACCTGCCTCATCTCAGCGACCGGCTGCGGACCGCCGGACGCGCATACCGGGACTGGACGGCGACCTTCCGCATCCGCAGCCTCGAGGGCGATGCGGCGGCGAGGACACCGCGGGGCCGGAAGGAGATCTGGGCGGTCGCCCGCGGCCTGCCCTGCCCGGACCTGCCGGGCGATACCTGGAGCATCATCGTCACCGACATGACCGCGCAGGTCCAGGCCTATGCCGACCTGCAGGCCAGCGAGGCCCGCTTCCGCGCCCTGGCGGAGAACATTCCCGGCGCGGTGTTCCGCTACCGCCTGCGCGCCGACGGTGCCCATGAGATCTTCGACATGACGCCGGGCAGCGTCGCCATCTGGGAGCTGCCGGTGAGCGAGATCGGCAACGACCCCACCCCCATCTGGCAGATGATCCATCCCGAGGACATACCGCCGATGCTGGAATCGGTGCAGGAATCGGCCCGCACCCTGCAGCCCTGGCATTACATCTGGCGTCTGACCACGCCGTCGGGCCGCTTCAAGTGGCTGGAAGGACGCGGCCTGCCGCGGCGCGAGGAAAACGGCGACACCGTCTGGCACAGCGTCATCATCGACGTCACCGTGCAGCGCAAGAAGGACGAGGAAATCCGCCGCCTTGCCGACCGCGACGAGCTCACCGGCCTTGCCAACAGGGCCCTGCTGCGCGGTCGCCTCGACGAGGCCCTGCGCCAGCGTCTTGCCGATGGCGGTCGCGGCGCGCTGATCCTGCTCGATCTCGACCATTTCAAGGACATCAACGACACGCTCGGCCACGATGCCGGCGACATCTTCCTGCGCGCCACCGCCGAGCGGCTGACCGAGAGCGTCTGCCACGAGGACATCGTCGCGCGGATCGGCGGCGACGAGTTCGTCGCCGTGCTGCCGGAGATCGCCAGCGAGGAAGCGGTGCTGGCCACCATCGGCCGTATCGCCGCGCGCCTGTGCGACGAGGTGCATATCGAGGAGCATGCCCTGTCGAGCAGCGTCTCCATGGGCATCGTCTTCTTCCCCCGCGACGGGCAGACGCCGAACACCCTGCTCAAGCATGCCGACATCGCCCTGTTCGAGGCCAAGGCGGCCGGTCGCCAGACCCACGTCTTCTTCTCCCCCGCCTTGCGGGAGGTGCGCGAGCGCCGCCGCGTCCTGGCCGAGGCGCTGCGCACGGCGATTGCCGCCGATGCGCTGTCGATTGCCTTCCAGCCGATCGTCGAGGCCAGCAGCAACACCCACAAGGGATTCGAGGCGCTGGCCCGCTGGACGCTGGACGGCCAGCCGATCTCGCCGGCCGAGTTCATTCCCCTTGCCGAGGAGACGGGCCTCGCCGTGCCGCTGGGCAAGGTGCTGCTGGCCCGCAGCCTCAGCCTTGCCCGCAAGCTGGCGCAAACCGGCATCGACCCCGGGACCATTTCGGTAAACGTCTCGGCCGCCCAGCTGCGCGAGCCGGACTTCGCCGCGACCGTCGCCGCCATGCTCGAGGAGCACGGCCTGTCGCCGACGCAATTGGAGGTCGAGGTCACGGAAACGGTCGTCTTCGGCCGCTTCGCGGAGCAAATCGCGCTCACCTTGCGCGAGCTGCGCCGGCTCGGCATCCGCATCGCGCTTGACGATTTCGGCACCGGCTATGCCTCGCTCGCCCATCTCAAGCGTCTTCAGGTCGACCGGCTGAAGATCGACCAGTCCTTCGTGCGCGATATCGAAACCGACCCCGACGATGCGGTGATCGTGCGCACCGTGATCGGCCTTGCCAAGGCGCTCGGCATGGATGTCGTGGCCGAAGGCATCGAGACGCACGAGCAGCTGGACTTCCTGCGCCGGTTCGGCTGCGACCTGGCACAGGGCTATCTCTTCGGCCGGCCGACCACCCGCGAGGAAGACCTCGTCACCTATCTGAACAACACCGAGAAAGTGTGA
- a CDS encoding PAS domain-containing methyl-accepting chemotaxis protein: MFLSGRRRQSDCDAIASALDRSQARIEFSPDGTILDANANFLSALGYTIDEVRGRHHAMFVGKAVANSSDYTSFWERLRRGEFQAGQFKRYAKDGSEVWIEASYNPILDRAGKVYKIVKFASDITERTKEHAEMKGQVAAIGKVSAVIAFDLDGNILDANENFLSTVGYSLDEIRGRHHRMFVDAAYAKSSEYRDFWDRLRRGEFQAGQFRRLGKGGKEVWIEASYNPILTPDGVPYKVVKFATDITAQMQLLANLRKMIDENFVEVETALSKSDQRAETVAGAVGKTSDNVQMLAASAEELASSIAEISQNMSRSRIATESAASHAREAEAATGKLVGAATAMGGIVSLIQDIAGQINLLALNATIEAAKATDQITREIDGVQAITDDVATMLENIRGAVDTLFSQVAAAASAVEEQSVVTSGMSQSMHEVAGAVGDISSSITDIGAAVTQIDSAFKRTREAATVLAR, translated from the coding sequence ATGTTTCTTTCAGGTCGCCGCCGGCAGTCAGATTGCGACGCCATTGCCAGCGCGCTGGACAGGTCGCAGGCCCGCATAGAGTTTTCGCCCGACGGTACCATTCTCGACGCCAACGCGAACTTCCTCTCAGCACTCGGTTATACGATCGATGAGGTCCGCGGCCGCCACCACGCGATGTTCGTCGGCAAGGCGGTGGCCAACAGCTCCGACTATACGTCCTTCTGGGAAAGGCTGCGGCGCGGCGAGTTCCAGGCCGGCCAGTTCAAGCGCTATGCCAAGGACGGCAGCGAGGTCTGGATCGAGGCGTCCTACAACCCGATCCTCGATCGTGCGGGCAAGGTCTACAAGATCGTCAAGTTTGCCTCCGACATCACCGAGCGGACGAAAGAGCATGCGGAGATGAAGGGCCAGGTGGCGGCGATCGGCAAGGTCAGCGCCGTCATCGCCTTCGATCTCGACGGCAACATCCTGGATGCGAACGAGAATTTCCTGTCGACCGTCGGTTACAGCCTCGATGAGATCCGCGGTCGCCATCACCGCATGTTCGTCGATGCGGCCTATGCCAAGAGCTCCGAGTACCGCGATTTCTGGGACCGGCTGCGGCGCGGCGAGTTCCAGGCCGGCCAGTTCCGCCGCCTGGGCAAGGGCGGCAAGGAAGTGTGGATCGAGGCCTCCTACAATCCGATCCTGACGCCGGACGGGGTGCCCTACAAGGTGGTCAAGTTCGCCACCGACATCACGGCGCAGATGCAGCTGCTGGCCAACCTGCGCAAGATGATCGATGAGAACTTCGTCGAGGTGGAGACCGCCCTGTCGAAGTCCGACCAGCGGGCCGAAACGGTGGCCGGGGCGGTCGGCAAGACCTCCGACAACGTGCAGATGCTGGCCGCCAGCGCGGAAGAGCTGGCCTCGTCCATCGCCGAGATCTCGCAGAACATGTCGCGCTCGCGCATAGCAACGGAAAGTGCGGCGTCCCATGCCCGCGAGGCGGAGGCCGCGACCGGGAAACTGGTGGGGGCGGCAACGGCGATGGGCGGTATCGTCAGCCTGATCCAGGACATTGCCGGTCAGATCAACCTGCTGGCGCTCAACGCGACCATCGAGGCGGCCAAGGCGACGGACCAGATCACCCGCGAAATCGACGGCGTGCAGGCGATCACCGACGATGTGGCCACCATGCTGGAGAACATCCGCGGGGCGGTCGACACGCTGTTCTCGCAGGTGGCGGCTGCGGCCTCGGCGGTCGAGGAACAGAGCGTGGTGACCAGCGGCATGTCGCAGAGCATGCACGAGGTTGCCGGTGCGGTCGGCGACATTTCCAGCTCGATCACCGATATCGGCGCGGCTGTCACCCAGATCGACAGCGCCTTCAAGCGCACGCGCGAGGCGGCGACCGTCCTTGCCCGCTAG
- a CDS encoding 1-aminocyclopropane-1-carboxylate deaminase: MLEKFERYPLTFGPTPIEKLERLTQHLGGKVEIHAKREDCNSGLAFGGNKLRKLEYIVPDAIASGADTLVSIGGVQSNHTRMIAAVAAKIGFKCRLVQESWVPHEDAVYDRVGNIMLSRIMGADVRLVDEGFDIGIRRSWEDAIAEVEASGGKPYPIPAGASVHKYGGLGYVGFAEEVRAQEEALGYKFDYIVVCTVTGSTHAGMLVGFAKDGRARNVIGIDASATPEQTRDQVHEIATRTAELVELGRPIEKDDVVLVEDYAYPVYGVPSDETKEAIRLCARLEGMITDPVYEGKSMQGMIDLVKKGYFPEGSKVLYAHLGGAPALNGYGYTFRNG, encoded by the coding sequence ATGCTTGAGAAATTCGAACGCTATCCGCTGACCTTCGGTCCCACCCCCATCGAGAAGCTGGAGCGGCTGACCCAGCATCTGGGCGGCAAGGTCGAGATCCATGCCAAGCGCGAGGACTGCAACTCGGGCCTCGCCTTCGGCGGCAACAAGCTGCGCAAGCTGGAGTACATCGTGCCGGATGCCATCGCCTCCGGCGCCGATACGCTCGTTTCCATCGGCGGCGTGCAGTCCAACCACACGCGCATGATCGCGGCCGTCGCGGCGAAGATCGGCTTCAAGTGCCGCCTGGTGCAGGAAAGCTGGGTGCCGCACGAGGACGCGGTTTACGACCGGGTCGGCAACATCATGCTGAGCCGCATCATGGGCGCCGATGTGCGCCTGGTCGACGAAGGCTTCGACATCGGCATCCGCCGTAGCTGGGAAGACGCGATCGCCGAGGTCGAGGCCTCCGGCGGCAAGCCCTATCCGATTCCGGCCGGCGCCTCGGTGCACAAGTATGGCGGTCTCGGCTATGTCGGCTTCGCCGAGGAAGTGCGGGCGCAGGAAGAGGCGCTCGGCTACAAGTTCGACTACATCGTCGTGTGCACCGTGACCGGCTCCACCCATGCCGGCATGCTGGTGGGCTTTGCCAAGGACGGCCGCGCGCGCAATGTCATCGGCATCGACGCCTCGGCAACGCCGGAGCAGACCCGCGACCAGGTGCACGAGATCGCCACGCGCACGGCGGAGCTGGTCGAGCTCGGCCGGCCGATCGAGAAGGACGACGTGGTGCTGGTGGAAGACTACGCGTACCCGGTCTACGGCGTGCCGTCGGACGAGACCAAGGAGGCGATCCGCCTGTGCGCGCGCCTCGAGGGCATGATCACCGACCCGGTCTACGAGGGCAAGTCGATGCAGGGCATGATCGACCTGGTCAAGAAGGGCTATTTCCCGGAAGGCTCCAAGGTGCTCTACGCGCATCTGGGCGGCGCGCCGGCCCTGAACGGCTACGGCTACACCTTCCGCAACGGCTGA
- a CDS encoding Lrp/AsnC family transcriptional regulator yields MKEPSREDRLDRIDLKILKLLQEDGRLTNAELAQRTNTSPATCHRRTQRLFAEGYISGVRAMVAPDKVGRGSLVMVGVVLDRSTPESFREFEEAARKLAFVLDCHLVAGDFDYMLKIRVRDMADFNRLHGDKLLALPGTRQTRTFFVIREVIDNALLEF; encoded by the coding sequence ATGAAAGAACCTTCCAGAGAGGATCGCCTCGACCGCATCGACCTGAAGATCCTCAAGCTGTTGCAGGAGGATGGCCGGCTGACCAACGCGGAACTGGCGCAGCGCACCAACACCTCGCCGGCCACCTGCCACCGCCGCACCCAGCGGCTTTTCGCGGAGGGCTATATCAGCGGCGTGCGGGCGATGGTGGCGCCGGACAAGGTCGGGCGCGGCTCGCTGGTCATGGTCGGCGTGGTGCTGGACCGCTCGACACCGGAGAGCTTCCGCGAGTTCGAGGAGGCGGCGCGCAAGCTCGCCTTCGTACTCGACTGCCACCTGGTTGCCGGCGACTTCGACTACATGCTGAAGATTCGCGTGCGCGACATGGCCGACTTCAACCGCCTGCACGGCGACAAGCTGCTCGCCCTGCCCGGCACGCGCCAGACCCGCACCTTCTTCGTCATCCGGGAAGTGATCGACAACGCTTTGCTGGAGTTTTGA
- a CDS encoding DUF3309 family protein — MSLSTILIIILVIFLLGGFSGRFGGYGYGFGHAGVGVLGTILLIVVILMLLGRL, encoded by the coding sequence ATGTCCCTCAGCACAATCCTCATCATCATACTCGTCATCTTCCTTCTCGGCGGGTTCAGCGGGCGCTTCGGAGGGTACGGCTACGGCTTCGGCCATGCCGGCGTGGGTGTGCTCGGCACGATCCTGCTGATCGTGGTCATCCTGATGTTGCTCGGCCGGCTCTGA
- a CDS encoding CsbD family protein translates to MDKDRVIGSAKVVKGKLKVVAGKAFGDAKLRSEGEADKVEGSIQNTLGSIKDTLRDA, encoded by the coding sequence ATGGACAAGGATCGCGTGATCGGGTCGGCAAAGGTCGTCAAGGGCAAGCTCAAGGTCGTCGCCGGGAAGGCTTTCGGCGATGCCAAGCTGCGCTCGGAAGGGGAGGCCGACAAGGTCGAGGGGAGCATCCAGAACACCCTCGGCAGCATCAAGGATACGCTTCGTGACGCGTAG
- a CDS encoding Crp/Fnr family transcriptional regulator, producing the protein MNTRHASPLARKLSAFVALSQAELEMLERLHERRRTFAAGRDLVHQGQSDQAAYILSSGWVCSYKIQTDGTRQIVDFQIPGDFLGLRSVLLRTSDHSFEPIMEIHAAEVLVSDLLEAFAQTPRLATAILWAASRDEAMVVEHLVGIGRRDAEARMAHFLLELHARLALVGMGTRDGYPCPLTQYHLADALGLSAVHVNRVLRKLRDSGLVTFRDGHVTFDDYGALVAFAEFDPMYLDQGGPLLK; encoded by the coding sequence ATGAACACGAGGCACGCATCCCCGCTCGCCCGAAAGCTCTCGGCCTTTGTCGCCCTTTCGCAGGCCGAGCTCGAGATGCTGGAGCGTCTGCACGAACGTCGTCGGACCTTCGCCGCGGGGCGCGATCTCGTGCACCAGGGGCAGTCCGATCAGGCCGCCTACATCCTCTCCTCGGGCTGGGTCTGTTCGTACAAGATCCAGACGGACGGAACGCGTCAGATCGTCGACTTCCAGATACCGGGGGATTTCCTGGGGCTGCGCAGCGTCCTGCTGCGCACCTCGGATCACAGCTTCGAGCCGATCATGGAGATCCACGCCGCCGAAGTTCTGGTGAGCGACCTTCTGGAGGCCTTCGCGCAGACACCCCGCCTGGCGACGGCCATTCTCTGGGCCGCCTCGCGGGACGAGGCGATGGTGGTCGAGCATCTCGTGGGCATCGGGCGCCGCGACGCGGAAGCCCGGATGGCGCATTTCCTGCTCGAACTGCATGCGCGGCTGGCGCTGGTCGGGATGGGCACCAGGGACGGCTACCCCTGCCCACTCACCCAGTATCACCTCGCCGACGCCCTGGGCCTGAGTGCGGTGCATGTGAACCGCGTCCTGCGCAAGCTGCGTGATAGCGGGCTCGTCACCTTCCGCGATGGCCATGTGACATTCGACGACTACGGCGCTCTGGTGGCCTTCGCGGAGTTCGACCCGATGTATCTGGACCAGGGCGGCCCGCTGCTGAAATGA
- a CDS encoding ETC complex I subunit — MVARIYSPAKTATQSGRGKTHDWVLEFEPEQARTIEPLMGYTSSTDMKQQLRLRFETQEEAEAYARKNGIAYRVEQPRSRRVPKIAYSDNFRFDRFMPWTH, encoded by the coding sequence ATGGTCGCACGCATCTATTCCCCGGCGAAGACGGCAACGCAGTCGGGGCGCGGCAAGACCCATGACTGGGTGCTGGAGTTCGAGCCGGAGCAGGCGCGCACGATCGAGCCGCTGATGGGCTACACGTCCTCCACCGACATGAAGCAGCAGTTGCGCCTGCGCTTCGAGACGCAGGAAGAGGCGGAAGCCTACGCCCGCAAGAACGGCATCGCCTATCGGGTGGAGCAGCCGCGCTCGCGCCGCGTGCCGAAGATCGCTTATTCGGACAATTTCCGTTTCGATCGCTTCATGCCCTGGACGCATTGA